One Actinomycetospora corticicola genomic window, GCTGATCTCGACGAGGCGCGTCGCCAGCTCGACCGCGGGGTGGTGGGTGAGCCCGCCGAACATGACGTGGCTGAACGCGTCGGCGTGCAGGGCGGCGTCGAGCGCCGGGTGCCGGTAACCGTGGACCGCCGCCCACCACGAGCTCATCCCGTCGACCAGCTCGCGTCCGTCGTCGAGGGTCAGCCGCACCCCGCGCGCGTCGGTGACCACCAGCGGCTCGCTGCGCCCGGGCATCGGACCGTAGGGGTGCCAGACGTGCTGGCGGTCGAGGGAGCGCACGGAGTCCGACACCTGCCGGACGGTAGTCCTGACCTACGATCACGCCCCATGGCGGCGGGGGCGGGCGAGGCGTTCTCGCGACGCCGTGAGGTGGCGGCGACCAGCGCCCGGTCGCTGCTCCTGACGGTGCTCGGTGAGTTCGTCCTCCCGGCCGGCGAACCGGTGTGGACCCAGACGCTGCTCGACGCCCTCGGCCGCGTCGGGGTCGAGGAGAAGTCCGCCCGCCAGGCGCTCGCCCGCACGGCCGCCGACGACGTGGTGGTCTCGGAGCGTTCCGGACGACGGGTGCGGTGGTCGCTGACCGGCGCGGGTCGCCGGCTGCTCTCCGAGGGCGCCGCCCGGATCTACGGGCACGGCACGCGGCACGAGGCGTGGGACGGGCGCTGGCTGGTGCTCGTGGTGAGCGTCCCCGAGGCCCAGCGGGCGCTGCGCCACCAGCTGCGCACCCAGCTCGCGTGGGCCGGCCTGGGCTCCCCCGCCCCCGGGGTGTGGGTCTGCCCGGACGCGACCCGGGTCACCGAGGCGCACCGGGCGCTGGTCGACGTCGGGCTCGACACCTCCGCGCTCGTGGTGGTCGGCGGCACCCACGGCGGGCTGTCGGACGCCGAGCTCGTCGCCCAGGCCTGGGACCTGCGGGAGGTCGAGGCGCGCTACGCGGAGTTCGTGGAGCAGTTCGCCGACCTGACGCCCGCCGACGGCGAGGACGGCGGGGTGCTCGCGGCCCAGGTCCGGCTCGTCGACGCCTGGCGCCGCTTCCCGTTCCTCGACCCGCAGCTGCCCGCCGAGCTGCTCCCCGACGACTGGGTGGGCGCCCGGGCCGCCGAGGTGTTCCACGCCCGCCACGAGGCGTGGGCCCCGGGCGCGCAGGCGGCGTTCGCGGAGCTGGCGGGCTGAGCACCCTCCGGGTGCAAGCAATGCGTCGCTGCTTGCACCCGGTGCCAGGAAATCCGGCTCCGTCGATCGGCGGCCACGGACAGGAATGGCCCACCGATGTCACCGGACGCGTCGGAGGAGCCACAGACGCATCCCTGAGCCGCACCCGCCGTCGGGAAGGGATCAGGGCGTCGGCAGCCAGACCTCCCAGGCGATCCCGTCGGGGTCGGCGAACGAGATGAACTGCGCGTAGCCGATGTCGCGGACGGGGCTGTGCTCGACCCCGTGGGCGTCGAGCTGCTCGCCCCAGGCGTCCAGGGCCGTGCGGTCGGCGACCGTCAGCGCCACGTGGTCGAGGCCGGTGCGCTGCGGGCTGAACCGCTCCCCCGACCCGTCGAGCGGCTCGTGGATGCCGAGGGTGATCCCGGACCCGGGATGGCGCAGCAGCTGCCGGGGGTGGCGCGCCTCGGGCGGCCCCTCGAGCCGCTCGGTGACCGCCTCGAACCCGAGGACCCGACCGTAGAACTCGGCGCTCGCCGCCATGTCCCGGACGACGAGCGCCACGTGCGCGATCCCGGAGACCGTGGTGGTCACTGGATCCACACCGTCTTCGCATTGGTGAACGTCTGCGTCCCGAAGCTCGCGAGCTCGCGGCCGTAGCCCGAGTTCTTGGCCCCGCCGAACGGGACCTCCGGGGTCGAGGCCGTGATCTTGTTGATGTTCATCATGCCGGTCTCGACCTCGTTCACCAGCCGCTCCGCCTCGTCCGGGTCCTGGGTCCAGGCGCTGCCACCCAGGCCGAAGCTCGAGTCGTTGGCGATGGCGATGGCCTCGTCGAGGTCCTTCGCGCGGAAGAACAGCGCGACCGGGCCGAAGAGCTCCTCGTAGTAGGCCGGGGCGTTCTTCGGGATGTCGGCGAGCACCGACGGCGGGTAGTAGTTGCCCTTCCCGCCCAACGGCTTGCCGCCGGTGAGGAGCTTCGCGCCCGCTGCCACCGAGTCCTGCACCTGCTGGTCGAGCTCCTCGAGACCCTGAGGCCCGGACATCGGGCCGAGGTCGGTGTCCTCGGCCATCGGGTCGCCGACCTTGAGCGCCTCCATCTTCTCGACGAGGAGGCGCTGGAACTCGTCGGCCACCCGCTCGTGGACGATGATCCGCTTGGCGTTGATGCACGACTGGCCGTTGTTCAGCGTGCGCGAGGCGACGGCCTGGTCGGCGGTGGCGTCGAGGTCGGCCGAGGGCATCACGATGAAGGCGTCGCTGCCGCCGAGCTCGAGGACGCTCGCCTTGACGTTCTTGC contains:
- a CDS encoding VOC family protein — translated: MTTTVSGIAHVALVVRDMAASAEFYGRVLGFEAVTERLEGPPEARHPRQLLRHPGSGITLGIHEPLDGSGERFSPQRTGLDHVALTVADRTALDAWGEQLDAHGVEHSPVRDIGYAQFISFADPDGIAWEVWLPTP
- a CDS encoding NAD-dependent succinate-semialdehyde dehydrogenase, which gives rise to MAIASTNPATGETVREFDSLTSEQLEERIQRSWDAFQSYRDTTFDQRSGWMRAAADILDAEVDHLAELATLEMGKTFAAAKAEVGKCALGCRWYADHAAEHLADHPWDPADAPENARVFTRYQPLGPVLAIMPWNFPYWQVFRFLCPALMAGNVGLLKHASNVPQVALAIEDVLVRAGFPQDVFQTLLIGSSMIEAMIDDDRVRAVTLTGSEPAGREVGARAGKNVKASVLELGGSDAFIVMPSADLDATADQAVASRTLNNGQSCINAKRIIVHERVADEFQRLLVEKMEALKVGDPMAEDTDLGPMSGPQGLEELDQQVQDSVAAGAKLLTGGKPLGGKGNYYPPSVLADIPKNAPAYYEELFGPVALFFRAKDLDEAIAIANDSSFGLGGSAWTQDPDEAERLVNEVETGMMNINKITASTPEVPFGGAKNSGYGRELASFGTQTFTNAKTVWIQ
- a CDS encoding PaaX family transcriptional regulator, with protein sequence MAAGAGEAFSRRREVAATSARSLLLTVLGEFVLPAGEPVWTQTLLDALGRVGVEEKSARQALARTAADDVVVSERSGRRVRWSLTGAGRRLLSEGAARIYGHGTRHEAWDGRWLVLVVSVPEAQRALRHQLRTQLAWAGLGSPAPGVWVCPDATRVTEAHRALVDVGLDTSALVVVGGTHGGLSDAELVAQAWDLREVEARYAEFVEQFADLTPADGEDGGVLAAQVRLVDAWRRFPFLDPQLPAELLPDDWVGARAAEVFHARHEAWAPGAQAAFAELAG